AGGACCAGAGCCCAGAACCACCGGGAGGCGCGGGCGCCGCTCAGCTTCGGGATCAGCCGCGTGCGGTACCAGGCGCCGAGCAGTCCCATGCCGACGAGCAGGACGGCCTTGACGACGACGATGAGTCCGTAGGGGGTCGTCCACACGGCCTCCCAGCTCCCGACGGCCACGATCGACCGCGTGAAGCCGGAGAAGGCGACGACCGCGAAGGCCGCGATCGCCAGGGACGAGTAGCGGCCGACGAGCCGGGGGAGGTCGAGCCCCTGCTGCCCGCGCAACAGTACGAGAAGGAGCAGCCCGCCGAGCCACGCCGCCGCGCCGATGGTGTGCAGGAGGATCGAGTTGACGGCCATGTTGTGTCCGTCGAGGTCCCCCGCGTGCCCCTGGGTCGCCAGCGGCAGGAAAGACACCGCGGCCAGCAGGGCGGTGAGCAGCGTGGGTGTCCAGGTGCGCCAGGCGAACGCGAGCACCGTGATGACGGCGCCCAGGATCGTTGTGATCAGCCACGACTGCCCCAGCGGGAGCTCGAGCAGGAAGCGGCCGAGCTGCGAACCGAACTCGCGCTCGATGCTGAGCTGCGGGTTGAAGGCGGCCATGAAGGAGAAGAACCCGGCGAGCCCGGCGGAGACGGTGAAGACGGCGGCGCCGATGGACGCGATGTTCAGGGCCGTGTCGAAGGTGCGCTCCCCCGCCTGCAGTCCGAAGAGCGCCAGCACGAGGGAGCCGAGCATGACGGCGCCGGCGATGTTCATCACGAGCTTCGCCAAGGGTGTGCCCCACAGCACCACCGGCCCTGGATCCTGCAGCAGCGGCGGGTTCGCCCCTCCCCCGACCAGAAGCGCCCAGACCAGAGCGGCTCCGGCTGCGACGAGGAGGATCACGATGCCGGCGAGACGGTACGCCGACGTCGGGCGCGGCGTCTCGGTGCGGGAACTCACCCCTCCAGCCTAGGCGCGCGCAGCAGGGAGAACGCACGAAGGCCGCCCCCGAAGCGGGGGCGGCCTTCGAACGGGTGCGGTCTTACTTGACGGCAGCCTTGAGCTTGGAGCCGGCGGTCACCTTGACGCGCTTGCCGGCCGGGATCTTGATCTCGGCGCCGGTCTGCGGGTTGCGGCCCGTGCGGGCGGCCGTGTCGACCTGCTCGAACGAGATCCAGCCCGGGATGGAGACCTTGCTGCCCTTGGCGACGGCGTCGGAGACCGTGGCGAACAGCGAGTCGAGGACACCGGAGACGGTGGCCTGGCTCTGGCCGGTGGCGGAAGCGATGCTCGCGACGAGCTCGGTCTTGGTGATGGACTTGTCAGCCATGTCATCCTCCAGCGACGAAGGACCGTCGCATCGTGTGTGGGTGCGAGGAGCGGGTGCTCCCCGTTGGTCGTGTGACCGCCTCGAATGTACCAACGGCCACCCGGATTTCCGCGTCATTTCGCGGGTTTCGACCGATTTCCCGGCGTGTCGCGTCACATTGGCCACTCGCGTCACAGGTTTTCGGGCGCCCGCTCGCGCGTTGAGGCCGCCGCGCGGCATCAGGCACTCCCTGACATATGCGCCTGATCCGGCGTGATCGCCTGCGTTCCCGGGCATGCAAAAGGGGCGAGGATCCGAAGATCCCCGCCCCTTCTCGCTGGGTGCTTACCAGCTCGACTTGGTCACGCCGGGCAGCTCGCCACGGTGCGCCATGTCACGGAAGCGGACACGCGAGATGCCGAACTTCGTGAGGACACCACGGGGGCGGCCGTCGATGACGTCGCGCGAACGCACGCGAGCCGGCGACGCGTTGCGCGGCAGCTTCTGCAGGCCGACGCGGGCGGCCTCGCGGGCCTCGTCGGTGGCGTTCGGGTCGACCAGGGTCTTCTTCAGCTCGGCACGACGCTCGGCGTAGCGCTCGACGATGACCTTGCGCTGCTCGTTGCGCGCGATCTTGCTCTTCTTAGCCATGGATCAACGCTCCTCTCGGAATTCGACGTGCTGACGGATGACCGGGTCGTACTTCTTGAGCACGAGGCGGTCGGGGGTGTTGCGGCGGTTCTTCTTGGTCACGTACGTGTAACCCGTACCCGCCGTCGAACGCAGCTTGATGATCGGACGGACGTCCTGAGCCTTCTTGGCCATTAGAGCTTCACACCCTTCGCCTGGAGGTCCTTGACGACGTTCTCGATGCCGCGCACGTCGATCACCTTGATGCCCTTGGCGGACACGTTGAGCGTGATCTTACGACCGAGCGAGGGCACGAAATAGGTCTTCTTCTGCACGTTCGGGTCGAAGCGACGCTTCGTCCGGCGGTGCGAGTGCGAGACGTTGTGACCGAAGCCGGGAACAGCTCCGGTCACCTGGCACACTGCTGCCATGATGATGACTCCTTCATTACCGTGAGACCGGACGGCCTCACCCAAGATCCCTTGTCTGCACGCCGCCCCGCATGCCGATCTCTCGGCGGAAGAAGGGGGAGCACACGAACTGCGCACAGGAGCGTGCGCAGACGAAGAGTCAGTCTAGCACGGCTCCGAGCAGCCGCTCGAATCGCCTGAATGGCCCCATCTCAGCCCGAAACGCCGCCATTCGCGCGACTCGAAGCGTCGGCGGCGCCCCGGCCCCACCGGAACGCGGACACCGTGGGGTCGCTGGGGATCCAGAAGCGCCAAGGGAACGCGTCCGTGCCGGCGATGCCCGCCACCCCCACCCGCGGGCCCTGGGCCACGTCGACCACGGGAGGGCCGAGCCACAACTCCGCCCTGGCGCCGTTCCGCTCCTCGCCGGTGATGGCGTCGATGCCGTCGTGCAGGGAGTGCCGCAGTCCCGCGGCCTGTCCGAGCCGTCCGGGCCCACGCGCGAGGTCCCGCCGAGCGGTGCGGCCGAGCGGGAGGACCGCACGCCGTCGCCGGGCCGCCTCCTCCACCCCGGTCACGATCTCCCCCGCGCGCAGCAGCACCCCGTCACCCTGCCCCTCGGGACCGCAGGCCACGTTGACGCAGGAGTGGATGCCGTGACTCAGGTACACGTAGAGATGGCCCGGCTCGCCCCACATCGTGGCGTTCCGGGCGGTGCGGCCCATGCGGGCGTGGGACCCCGGGTCCGCCAGCGCTCCGGTGCCCTGCCCGTGATAGGCCTCCACCTCGGTGATCCGCACGCGCACCTCCACCGGGCGACCGTCCTCGACGACCACGGTCCGCAGCTCCGCGCCGAGGAGGGTCGGCGCGACCTCCACGGCGGAGCGCATCACGTCTTCGCGGGTCGCGCGCCGCAGCGCCAGGGGCCCCGTCATGTCAGAACCGCGGCGCCGTCTGGCACCAGGACGCGTCGAAACCGGTCAGCGCGACGATCTCGTCCCCGGTCTTCATGTCGATGAGGTGGGTCTCGAGCTTCTCCGGCAGCGGCAGCAGCATCCCGTCGTAGGCGTTGTCCGCCATGTCCGGCGCGATCACCACGGCGGCGTACTGCCCGCTCGGCGACGCGCAGGCCTGGAGGATCGAGTCGGCCGAACTCACCTCGACCAGCGGCGTGGCCGCGCCGGAGTCGTCGACGCGGATGACGGCCTGTCCCACCGGGAGGCCGCCCTCGTCCCTGGCGACGACGTGGCGCAGCGTTCCGCCGGGGAACGGCGTGATGGAGGTCGCGGTGCCGTAGTCCGGCTCGGACGCGGCGAGCGGCTCCTCCGATCCGTCTGCCAGGTCGAGCTCCACCACCGATCCGTCCAGTCGCTCGACGATCGCGGTGTAGGTGCCGCGGGAGATGCCCTGGATCGTCGTGGCGAGACCGAGGGACTGCACGCCGGTGTCGGCCGACTGGTCCACGAGGGAGAGCGCTCCGTCGAAGTCGATGAACAGGACGGCGGCACTGTCCGGCACGAACTGCCACACGAAGACGCTCACCTGCTTGTCTCCGACCTCGGTGATGCGGGGCTCGTCGTCGCCGCTCAGCGACTGGGTGACGAGCACGCTCGCGCGCCCCTCGGTGTCGCTGAGCT
This genomic stretch from Microbacterium sp. Nx66 harbors:
- a CDS encoding HU family DNA-binding protein is translated as MADKSITKTELVASIASATGQSQATVSGVLDSLFATVSDAVAKGSKVSIPGWISFEQVDTAARTGRNPQTGAEIKIPAGKRVKVTAGSKLKAAVK
- the rpsN gene encoding 30S ribosomal protein S14; this translates as MAKKSKIARNEQRKVIVERYAERRAELKKTLVDPNATDEAREAARVGLQKLPRNASPARVRSRDVIDGRPRGVLTKFGISRVRFRDMAHRGELPGVTKSSW
- the rpmG gene encoding 50S ribosomal protein L33 gives rise to the protein MAKKAQDVRPIIKLRSTAGTGYTYVTKKNRRNTPDRLVLKKYDPVIRQHVEFREER
- the rpmB gene encoding 50S ribosomal protein L28, whose product is MAAVCQVTGAVPGFGHNVSHSHRRTKRRFDPNVQKKTYFVPSLGRKITLNVSAKGIKVIDVRGIENVVKDLQAKGVKL
- a CDS encoding DNA-3-methyladenine glycosylase; amino-acid sequence: MTGPLALRRATREDVMRSAVEVAPTLLGAELRTVVVEDGRPVEVRVRITEVEAYHGQGTGALADPGSHARMGRTARNATMWGEPGHLYVYLSHGIHSCVNVACGPEGQGDGVLLRAGEIVTGVEEAARRRRAVLPLGRTARRDLARGPGRLGQAAGLRHSLHDGIDAITGEERNGARAELWLGPPVVDVAQGPRVGVAGIAGTDAFPWRFWIPSDPTVSAFRWGRGAADASSRANGGVSG